The proteins below are encoded in one region of Methanofollis aquaemaris:
- a CDS encoding zinc ribbon domain-containing protein yields MGKKGLLRRLEKGKPLTEAERKELDDMIEMDEHYVHEDGSPDLKTMIQDAVIQRDVCYERFGDGSEGDQPGKGEKIASWNIFDKPVKCPQCGSEDVEGGTDGYSLIYDCFDCGHRWFEDDDDLLNF; encoded by the coding sequence ATGGGAAAAAAGGGATTGTTACGTCGATTGGAAAAAGGCAAGCCCCTAACTGAGGCAGAAAGAAAAGAACTCGATGACATGATAGAGATGGATGAACATTATGTCCATGAGGATGGATCCCCAGATCTAAAAACGATGATTCAAGATGCCGTGATCCAGAGAGATGTGTGTTACGAACGATTTGGAGATGGAAGCGAAGGGGATCAACCCGGAAAAGGGGAGAAGATCGCCTCATGGAATATATTTGATAAGCCGGTCAAGTGCCCTCAATGCGGTAGTGAAGATGTTGAAGGGGGGACAGATGGCTACTCGTTAATTTATGACTGTTTTGACTGTGGGCATCGTTGGTTTGAAGATGATGATGATCTCCTGAACTTTTAA
- a CDS encoding replication endonuclease, whose protein sequence is MILGGAKFTVLYDRVCSVLNHPGKSGDALYHRLRRRIQRWEEAGYVRLHHNVIDPLSVEPQQKKGLYVDATPNILNLMQEVQNSKRLCTPAFSSSDSEKETKRRFSILPSFFPKRVSHERRVAMARAMHLRYYPLFVRPDPEHLNPELEAWINRQDRLFQEWLVNCENNRIVLEHCGGADGPDHVVLPITTRFNNAGRKVEMLKKFETAIDNSLELFDKAVFLTLTTDPKIWMSPAGSPQERIIKDKDGNQLARFNFKGKGLSLYDANRHESIAWRGWYEAEVHRRKVRIPYLRVIEFQKNGLIHDHILLFGIDWIKDWKQLAYEWGIEREQGFMVHAYVVRNRNGRWEWKDSKNRPQDAKKEENPADYLKKYLKKALFTEEGFWNYWTFNKRFFTMSQSLRYLDEGAEIKAAMKKAVQRWRQEHGPHYQFKGVFHRDDLPDALRRLERPRVRGYEDPLIYNDPAHIPGPLEEEENEREYWRKRRAEESLSFAPATSLLSKSGAADLKGLSLADFM, encoded by the coding sequence ATGATTCTCGGCGGTGCAAAGTTCACCGTATTGTATGATCGGGTCTGCTCGGTCCTCAACCACCCTGGAAAATCTGGAGATGCACTCTATCACCGGCTGCGCCGGCGGATCCAGAGGTGGGAAGAGGCGGGTTATGTCCGTCTTCACCACAATGTGATCGACCCTCTCAGTGTCGAACCACAGCAGAAAAAAGGCCTGTACGTAGATGCTACCCCTAACATACTTAACTTGATGCAGGAGGTGCAAAACTCCAAGAGGCTTTGCACACCTGCCTTTTCTTCTTCCGATTCAGAAAAGGAGACCAAACGGCGGTTTTCGATCCTGCCATCCTTCTTCCCGAAACGAGTAAGTCATGAACGCCGGGTCGCCATGGCCAGGGCAATGCACCTGCGGTATTACCCGCTCTTTGTCCGGCCCGATCCCGAACACCTCAACCCAGAGTTGGAGGCATGGATCAACCGCCAGGACCGGCTCTTCCAGGAGTGGCTGGTGAACTGCGAGAACAACCGGATCGTACTCGAGCATTGTGGAGGGGCTGACGGTCCTGATCATGTGGTCTTACCGATCACGACCAGATTCAACAACGCCGGGCGAAAGGTCGAGATGCTGAAAAAATTCGAGACAGCAATTGATAATAGCCTGGAATTATTCGACAAGGCCGTCTTCCTCACTCTCACCACTGACCCAAAGATCTGGATGTCTCCTGCTGGCTCTCCCCAGGAACGGATAATCAAGGACAAAGACGGGAATCAGTTGGCTCGGTTCAATTTTAAAGGGAAAGGACTGTCCCTATACGATGCCAACCGGCACGAATCTATAGCCTGGCGGGGCTGGTATGAGGCTGAGGTCCACCGGCGCAAGGTGAGGATCCCCTACCTGCGAGTGATCGAATTCCAGAAGAACGGCCTCATCCATGACCATATTCTGTTATTTGGTATCGACTGGATTAAGGACTGGAAACAGTTGGCCTATGAATGGGGGATTGAACGGGAACAGGGTTTCATGGTCCATGCCTATGTTGTCAGGAACCGGAATGGCCGTTGGGAATGGAAAGACTCTAAAAACCGGCCGCAGGATGCCAAGAAGGAAGAGAATCCAGCGGATTATCTGAAGAAGTATCTAAAGAAGGCCCTGTTTACAGAAGAGGGTTTCTGGAACTACTGGACCTTCAACAAGCGGTTTTTCACGATGAGCCAATCTCTCCGCTATCTTGACGAAGGAGCAGAGATCAAGGCGGCAATGAAAAAGGCGGTTCAGCGGTGGAGACAGGAACACGGTCCACACTATCAGTTTAAGGGGGTGTTCCACCGGGACGATCTTCCCGATGCCCTTCGGCGCCTTGAACGTCCTCGAGTACGCGGGTATGAGGATCCTCTGATCTACAACGACCCGGCCCACATTCCCGGCCCACTGGAGGAGGAAGAGAACGAACGGGAATACTGGAGGAAACGAAGAGCAGAAGAGAGTCTATCTTTCGCCCCTGCTACCAGTCTACTCAGCAAGAGCGGAGCGGCTGATCTGAAAGGGCTCAGCCTCGCCGACTTCATGTAA
- a CDS encoding tyrosine-type recombinase/integrase, giving the protein MNDFDIRERFEGEVNIFFYVVGCILHRMAVTSYSQYLGLYAKASTKKAYGTALRRFLDYIYPPDVKRPASDAATYDHLSLQYLREDRDIPSDLRGFAVVLNRYAPMTAQLYLSGTFSWLEENEIEVSRSQRRRIGQKMPSGGPQTREADVDHVVLKKILAHMDLKGRALVLTLASSGMRIGEALKLSIRDLDLSQSPATINLPGTITKNGAPRLTFVTEEAAQALSEWLKVRDEYLRSSAFRNSGLVAAGHSRPKDITADDRVFPFSRRNAWEIWERALTGAGLLERDPTTNRLTRTYHGLRKFFLSQSKLVISAEIPEALSGHRGYLTDAYRRYTNAQLAEEYKKAEPQLTIQAPQEIREIQSEFRQKMEVHSEILENLVSENIQLKKRLESVEETQAQVDHLAAILAEHQEVTKGS; this is encoded by the coding sequence ATGAATGATTTTGACATCAGAGAGAGGTTTGAGGGTGAAGTTAATATCTTTTTTTATGTAGTCGGCTGCATATTACATAGAATGGCGGTAACATCGTATTCTCAGTATCTTGGACTCTATGCGAAGGCCAGCACCAAGAAAGCATACGGCACGGCTCTCAGGAGGTTCCTAGATTATATCTACCCGCCGGATGTAAAGCGCCCCGCCTCGGACGCCGCAACCTATGATCATCTCTCTCTTCAATACCTTCGGGAGGATCGAGATATCCCTTCCGATCTCCGAGGTTTCGCCGTCGTCCTGAATCGATATGCTCCGATGACCGCTCAGTTATACCTCAGTGGCACATTTTCATGGCTTGAAGAGAACGAGATCGAGGTGTCCCGCTCCCAGCGGCGGCGGATCGGTCAGAAGATGCCAAGCGGCGGCCCTCAAACACGGGAAGCAGATGTAGATCATGTTGTCCTGAAAAAGATCCTTGCTCACATGGATCTCAAGGGGCGGGCTTTGGTCCTGACCCTGGCCAGCTCAGGAATGAGAATTGGAGAAGCCCTCAAACTCTCTATCCGAGACCTCGACCTCTCTCAGAGCCCGGCGACAATCAATCTCCCAGGGACGATCACCAAAAACGGTGCCCCCCGCCTGACCTTCGTTACCGAAGAGGCAGCGCAGGCATTATCAGAGTGGCTCAAGGTGCGAGACGAATATCTACGATCTTCCGCCTTCCGCAACTCCGGCCTAGTTGCCGCCGGCCACTCCAGGCCAAAAGATATCACAGCCGATGACCGGGTGTTCCCCTTCTCTCGCCGGAATGCCTGGGAGATCTGGGAGCGAGCCCTGACGGGAGCCGGCCTCCTGGAACGTGATCCGACAACGAACCGGCTGACCCGGACATACCACGGCCTTCGAAAGTTTTTCCTCAGTCAATCCAAGTTGGTGATCTCCGCTGAGATCCCGGAGGCCCTCAGTGGCCACCGGGGTTATCTCACCGACGCCTATCGACGATACACCAATGCCCAACTCGCAGAGGAGTACAAAAAAGCAGAGCCACAACTCACGATTCAGGCCCCCCAGGAGATCCGGGAAATCCAAAGTGAGTTCAGGCAAAAGATGGAAGTCCATTCCGAAATCCTTGAAAATCTGGTCAGTGAGAATATCCAACTGAAAAAGCGCCTGGAATCTGTCGAGGAAACCCAGGCCCAGGTGGATCACCTCGCCGCCATCCTCGCCGAGCACCAGGAGGTCACGAAGGGATCATAA
- a CDS encoding transporter substrate-binding domain-containing protein, with protein sequence MSKSFITALLIGAAVMCACFAGCTGTESPSASAEAGADNVPTYIVGIDAPYPPFSLVDKEGKPTGFDTESMEWIAKDQGFKVEFRQIAFDSLVTSLEGKNIDIIYSGMTITPDREEKVNFTHPYWQVNQTVIIKTDSSLTMDDVMAGKATVGTQRGTTAGIWMDEHLVANGTMPKENVKHYDTISLAVTDLENGNIDAVMFDSTVINDVMAGKNLEKIGSIDTHEYFGIGVRKSDTALLNSLNEGLDKLMNDPYWQELITKYNME encoded by the coding sequence ATGTCAAAATCATTCATCACAGCTCTGCTCATCGGTGCTGCAGTGATGTGCGCCTGTTTTGCAGGCTGCACCGGCACCGAGTCTCCCAGTGCCTCCGCCGAGGCCGGGGCGGACAATGTGCCCACCTACATCGTCGGCATCGACGCCCCGTACCCACCCTTCTCGCTGGTCGACAAAGAAGGCAAGCCCACCGGCTTTGATACCGAATCGATGGAATGGATCGCAAAAGATCAGGGATTCAAGGTCGAGTTCAGGCAGATCGCCTTCGACAGCCTGGTCACGTCACTTGAGGGTAAGAACATCGATATCATCTACTCAGGGATGACCATCACCCCCGACCGTGAGGAGAAGGTCAACTTCACCCACCCGTACTGGCAGGTCAACCAGACGGTGATCATCAAAACCGACTCGTCCCTGACCATGGACGATGTCATGGCCGGAAAGGCGACCGTCGGCACCCAGCGCGGCACCACCGCCGGGATCTGGATGGACGAGCACCTCGTTGCAAACGGCACGATGCCCAAGGAGAACGTGAAGCACTATGACACCATCTCTCTGGCCGTCACCGACCTTGAGAACGGCAACATCGATGCCGTGATGTTCGACAGCACGGTCATCAACGATGTCATGGCCGGCAAGAACCTCGAGAAGATCGGTTCCATCGACACCCACGAGTACTTCGGGATCGGCGTCAGGAAGAGCGACACCGCCCTCCTCAACTCTCTCAACGAAGGGCTCGACAAGTTAATGAACGACCCCTACTGGCAGGAACTGATCACCAAGTACAACATGGAGTGA
- a CDS encoding carboxypeptidase-like regulatory domain-containing protein, with the protein MKRKMVLKGMVAAFSLVCLVILSGMFASPVLYSDEQVVSTPAHARPVPNERAQDGRMDMVVPAMADLMDQSGTIVLHVREKDFEKAEEDLVRYMEASRSFNNLVVSLDMTESDISEFTEGNMENMGALATLLEESRRMDELSRLEVVYQDEKDSENFYSVTYEGEALQMKMEEALKRYQGQQTAMTDIGTKYDLPVSSYVQSVSAFAGVVDETDRTRQGWGERHDDGRPAPSISVSPPSVSYGDSVRVSGVTSGRSAETLSLFLDGREWTTATVDRAGRYAAAIPASSISAGRHLLYATHDGGYSEVAEFEVLAAPAALTLEVGPSASGWEENIVCSGTLLSRGEPVEGAGVTITSDDGTTLSAKTDAEGSYSCTGRIEPGPRELRAAVSGEALPLRYTVSDTVEMDVPEPGALVTALVMKAAAVLIAGIGVALAVRHRQARRRSRNLLAIPRRPVGPPEGVWPGTAPDAVSQAREWTPSEVKERYADLISRGRYGDAIRLLYLSIAARIGRDQKIGNYNALTPREVLGIATAAAPAGGLSGFIGAYEKVRYGRSEPSYEQTACLQRLYDQNSDYGGERD; encoded by the coding sequence ATGAAGAGAAAAATGGTCCTGAAAGGGATGGTCGCGGCGTTTTCCCTGGTATGCCTTGTCATCCTGAGCGGGATGTTCGCATCGCCGGTGCTCTACTCGGATGAGCAGGTTGTCTCCACACCGGCCCATGCCCGACCGGTACCAAACGAACGCGCCCAGGACGGGCGGATGGATATGGTCGTCCCCGCGATGGCGGACCTCATGGACCAGAGCGGGACGATCGTCCTCCACGTCAGAGAGAAGGACTTCGAAAAAGCTGAAGAAGATCTGGTCCGTTATATGGAGGCCTCCCGCTCCTTCAACAATCTGGTCGTCAGTCTCGACATGACCGAGAGCGACATCAGCGAGTTCACCGAGGGGAACATGGAGAACATGGGCGCTCTCGCCACACTCCTCGAGGAGAGCAGAAGGATGGACGAACTCTCCAGACTTGAGGTAGTCTATCAGGACGAAAAAGATTCTGAAAATTTCTATTCTGTCACCTATGAGGGTGAAGCGCTCCAGATGAAGATGGAAGAGGCCCTGAAGCGGTATCAAGGTCAGCAGACGGCGATGACCGATATCGGAACAAAGTACGATCTCCCCGTCTCATCCTATGTCCAGAGCGTCTCGGCCTTTGCCGGCGTGGTGGACGAGACCGACCGCACGCGGCAGGGATGGGGAGAGCGGCACGACGACGGCCGTCCTGCACCGAGCATCTCGGTCAGTCCGCCTTCGGTCTCGTACGGCGACTCGGTCCGGGTCTCCGGCGTGACGTCCGGGAGGTCCGCGGAGACGCTCTCGCTCTTCCTTGACGGCAGGGAATGGACCACGGCGACGGTCGACCGGGCCGGGCGGTATGCGGCGGCAATCCCGGCCTCTTCCATCAGTGCCGGCCGCCATCTCCTCTATGCCACCCATGACGGAGGTTACTCGGAGGTGGCCGAATTCGAGGTGCTGGCCGCCCCGGCCGCCCTCACGCTGGAGGTCGGGCCGTCGGCATCGGGCTGGGAGGAGAATATCGTCTGCAGCGGCACCCTGCTCAGCCGGGGAGAGCCGGTCGAGGGTGCCGGGGTCACGATCACATCCGACGACGGCACCACGCTCTCGGCAAAGACCGATGCAGAGGGATCGTACTCCTGCACCGGTCGTATCGAGCCCGGCCCTCGCGAATTGCGGGCCGCCGTCTCCGGAGAGGCTCTCCCCCTCCGTTACACCGTCAGCGACACCGTTGAGATGGATGTACCCGAGCCCGGCGCCCTGGTCACGGCCCTCGTCATGAAGGCCGCGGCCGTCCTGATCGCAGGGATAGGAGTGGCGCTGGCGGTCAGACACAGGCAGGCCAGACGCCGCTCAAGGAATCTGCTCGCAATACCCAGGCGGCCGGTCGGCCCGCCCGAAGGGGTGTGGCCGGGAACGGCACCGGACGCGGTCTCGCAGGCCCGCGAGTGGACGCCTTCTGAGGTGAAGGAACGCTACGCCGACCTCATCTCAAGAGGTCGGTACGGCGATGCGATCCGCCTCCTGTACCTCTCAATCGCCGCCAGGATCGGAAGAGATCAGAAGATCGGGAACTACAACGCCCTGACACCGCGCGAGGTGCTCGGCATTGCGACGGCGGCGGCACCGGCCGGCGGCCTCTCCGGATTTATCGGGGCCTATGAAAAGGTGAGGTACGGCCGGTCCGAGCCGTCGTACGAGCAGACAGCATGCCTGCAACGGTTGTATGATCAGAACTCCGACTATGGGGGTGAGCGCGATTAG